From the Anaeromyxobacter dehalogenans 2CP-1 genome, the window CTCTTGAACAAGGCGGCGAAGCAGTGCCGGTACTTCCACGAGAGCTTGCTCCAGTGTCGCACGCCGGCGGTCCGCGAGTCGCGCGCGGTAGCGATACCCGACGTTCGGGTCGTAGAGCTCAAGCGTGAAGCGGTTCGTCGGGTGATGGTCGGCCTTCGGGACGGAATGGAAGTGCGGATGTGCTGCGATCTTCCGTCGCTCTTCAGGCGTGGGGCGGTGCGGGGTCCGCGCATTCTCTTCCTTGAAGCGAAGGCGGAACTGCTCCCCATCTACTTCGAGCATCGTCTTGTCGTCGAGGAAGAGGACGCGCCCACGCACGTCAGGGCCTTCTATGGTTCGGACGAACATGTCCAGGAGGCGCCCCGCGCGTTCAGTGTGTTCGCGCGCGACCGCAATCTGGATGAAGCCTCGCGGTGTGCGAAGGAGCTTGTCATCGAGTTCGGGTCGGTATGACAGGCGCTGGTCCGGCTTCAGCGCCCGGAGCGCCTTCCGCACGAGTGGGTGCAGATCGGGAGGTATCACGGTACGCATGCCCCTACTCCTTGACTCGAAGGTGGATGCGCATCTTCACCGCCGGATGGGAAGAACGTCACGACAAAGCGGCGCTCGACGGTCAGCGTGAGGTGGTCGCCGCGGCGGCGCGCAGTTCTCTTGCATGGAGGAGACGCAGCTCGCCTGCGCTCGCGAAGCGCACGGAGCCCGTAATGACCGCTCGCCTGGAGCACCACCGCTGAAGATTGGAGACGATCGCGGGAATCAGCGGGCGCCGATCGTCACGTTCCGCGAGCTCCTCGTGAGGTCCAGGACCGGTGTGGCTGAGGTGGCCCGGGTTGGAAACCCCAGCGAACGCGCCGGGCGCGAGGCCGAGATTCCGCGTTTCCTTGCGATCGTCTCCACCTTCCTCGCGGACATGAGCACTGATCTCGGTCGGGATCGCTCACTCCGTTGATGACGTTGGCGGATGGTCTAACTCCGAACGCAGATGAGAACCGCTCGTGACGAGCCGCCAGACGGGCCTCGTGCAGGGAGTATAGGTACCAGCCTGGGGTGCTTGACGACACATCGGGCACGACCTACCATGCCTCACGGGTCGCCGTTGTGCCGTCTTGCGCACCTTGATGGGAGCGTCAGGAGTTAGAGTTGTGACTGCCCGCGCCAGCCCACTCGACGTTGTAATGGCCGCCCGACGCACAACAATGCTGTCTTCGGGTCGCGCTTACATTACCGCGCGCGACCTCTGCTTGAGGTGGGAGTGCTCGCACGCCACGCTGTATCGGTGGATTCAGGGCGGCTATGTTCCGAGGCCGCTCCGTTTTGGACCGCGCGCGGTCCGATGGGCCACGAAGGACATCGAGGAGTTCGAGCGGCGACTGGCCAACGATTCGGGATCTCGATGAGAGGTCACTACTTGCATCGGATGAACGGTGAGGCCGCGGTCACGAGGGGACCCCTCGCCATCACCAAGCTTGGGAAGCGGGCTCGTTCACCCTGTGTGACTACGCTTGCTATCCTTAGTCGCGCCGCTTTGCGTCCGCGAGGAACTGTGATGCCGAGCGCGTGGCATCCGCGAAGGTCTTCTTCTCGTCGATTCGCTGCTTGAGGTTCTCGAACCGGAACATCAACGTCGCGATCAGCATCGTCGCGACCGGCGATCCCTGCTCCTCGGTGTCGGAGTGGAGAGGGCTGCTCAGGTTCCGGTACGGCACTTCAAGCGGGCTGCGCCCATCGACGAGCATGCTGGCGGTGACACGCTTGGCAGCGGTCTACAGGCGCTGCGCCGCCGAATCCAACTTCAACGCATCCTCGGCGTTCAGCGCCCGTCTCGGCATCGCCATCCTGAACCGCTGCATCGCGCATTCGACGATCGCCCGCGCCTCTTCCTCCACGAGCCGAGAGGTACGACGGTGCCCGCCGCCCGCCCTCCGGGTCCGCCCCGCTCCGCCCGAGCCCCGGCGCAAGGCGCGGAGTTCACGCCTGGGTCCTTCACCGACAGAGCATCGAAAAACGCACCCCGACGCGCACCCCGAGGCCTGGAAAGGAAAGAGCCCGTCGCCAATTTATGCTGTGGCGACGGGCTCTTAGAGAGTCGGGGCGACTGGATTTGAACCAGCGACCACTTGCACCCCAAGCAAGTGCGCTACCAGGCTGCGCTACGCCCCGGGAACTGCGGGGACGGACTAGGTAGCACCGCGAAACCCTTGGGTCAACCGGGATCCGGCGGGACGGACGGGCCTGCCTCCCCCGGTGGCGGGCGGGGCCGCGGGGTCACTTCACCAGGGCGGACACCTGCTTGAACTCGGGGGTCCCGGCCTGGTGGAGGAGGTCGAACAGCGCGGTCTCCGCCGTCGTGACGATCGCGCCGGCCTCGCGGCACAGCTCGAGGCCGACCCGGCGGTGCTCCTCGGTCCGGCTCGACACGGCGTCGGCGCAGACGTGCACCTCGTAGCCCATCTGCACGAGGTCGCGGGCGGTCTGGAACACGCACACGTGCGTCTCCATCCCGGTGATCACGACCTGCCGGCGGCCGGTGGCCTCGAGCGCGGCGGCGAAGGCGGGGTCGGCGCCGCAGGAGAAGTGCACCTTGGCGAGCGCGGGGGAGGGGAGCAGGCGGGCGAGCTCGGGGAGGGTCGGGCCGAGACCTCTGGGATACTGCTCGGTCGCGAGCACGGGGACCCCGAGCGCCTTGGCGCCCTCGACGAGCGCGGTCGCGTACTTCATCACCCGCGCCAGCGCCTCGGCGGGCATGGCGGGCGCGAGCCGCTCCTGCACGTCCACGAGGAGCACGGCGGCGGTGCGGCGGTCGAGCTTCACGGTTCGTGACATGACGGCGGGCTCCTGGGTCGGGACCGACGGGCGGGGTCGGCGGAGGGCGAGACGACGACGCCCCGCGCACCATGCGGCACGCGGGGCGCGGGGAGCGGCGTCCGCCGGCGGCGGCTACTTGCGGAACCGCGACAGCTCGGCGGTCAGCTCGGCGAGCGACGGGAACGTCTTGTCGGGGTGGATCGTCGCCAGCTTCCCGTAGTTCTGCTCCTCGGTCTCGGTCCGGTTCGGATCCGGGACGCAGCAGTCCACGGGGCACACCGCGGCGCAGGCCTCCTCGCCGTGGAACCCGACGCACTCGGTGCAGAGGTCGGGGTTGATGACGTAGATGTCGTCGCCCTGGCTGATGGCGCTGTTCGGGCACTCCGGCTCGCACGCGCCGCAGTTGATGCACTCCTCGGTGATGAAGGTGGCCATGGGACTCTCCTCGGCGTTCCGCCGCTGGCGTGTTCGAAGACGCTCGATGCTACCGCCCGCGAGCGGATTCCGCCTAGGGCCAATCGCCTCGGCGTGCGTCCCTGGCGGGCGGGAACGAAAAGAGCAGCGCCGCGGGGGCGCTGCTCCTCGTCAACACGCCTGTGCCGCGGTTGCTTCCGCGGCGGCCGCGGCTACTTCACGCAGCAGTCGACCGGGCAGACGCCCGCGCACGCCGGCGAGTCGTGCTGGCCCTGGCACTCGGTGCACTTGGCCGCGTCGATGACGTAGATGTCGTCACCCTGGCTGATGGCGGTGTTCGGGCACTCGGGCTCGCACGCGCCGCAGTTGATGCACTCCTCGGTAATCTTCAGGGCCATGGTCTTTCTCTTCCTCTCACGAGCGCCCGGCGGGCGGGTGGACGGGGACGCTTATCCGATCCCGGACGGGGTCGAGTCAAGTCCAGGCAGCGGAATTTCTTAGGGAAAAATCGGACCGTTCCGGTCGACTTGGCCGCGGGATCAGGACCGGTCCGGTCCGTGATCGCCGCCGGCGGCGCGCACGTGGCGGCGATCCTCCTCGACCTCCGCGGAGATGCGGGCCATCACCGACAGTGCAGCGCCGAGCAGCCCGGCGGCGCCGGTGGCGAGCAGGCCGAGCAGCCGGTCGCGCCGGGCGGCGGCCATGTCGAGCGCCACGGCCCTGCGCCGGTCGAGGGCGATCCGCTGCCGCTCGGCGTGCTCGCCCTGGAGCGTCTGGACGAACGCCCGCCCGGCCTCGCGCGCCTCGGCGTCGGCGCCCTGGAGCGCGCGCTCCAGCGCCGCCATCCGCCAGGTCGCGTGCAGGGCGACGCCGAGGCCGGCCAGGGCCACCGGGACGCAGAGCAGAAGGATCTTGATCCTGGACATTGTCGGCTTGACTGCCCTGCGCGAGCCGCAGGATACCGGGCGGCGGAACCCCCGGCAAACGGACGTCAGCCCACACATGGCCAAGCCCTACGACCCGAAGGACTTCTACTACCGCAAGGCGAAGAAGCAGGGCCTGCGCGCTCGCTCGGCCTTCAAGATCGAGGAGATCCTGCACCGCCACCGCCTGCTCGGGCGGGGCGACGCGGTGCTCGACCTGGGCGCCGCGCCGGGCGGGTTCCTGCAGATCCTGGCCGACGCGGTGGGCGAGAAGGGCGTCGCGGTGGGCGTGGACCTCGAGCCCATCCGCAACCTGGGCAAGCGGTGGGTCCGGACCGCGGTGGTGGACCTGCTCGCGCCGGACGCGCTCGACAAGATCCGCCTGCTGCACGAGGGCCGCTTCCGGCTGGTCACGAGCGACATGGCGCCGAAGACCATCGGCATCAAGGTGACCGACGAGGCGCGCTCGCTCGAGCTGGTCCGGATGGCGCTGTCGGTCGCGGAGCAGGTGCTCGTGCCGGGCGGCGCGTTCGTCGCGAAGGTGTTCATGGGCGGCGATTTCCCGGCGTTGAAGCGCGAGCTGCAGGGGCGCTTCGCGGCGATGCACGTGATCCGGCCGGAGGCGGTGCGCGAGTCGAGCTACGAGGTCTACGTGCTCGGCACGGGCTTCCGCGGCGGCGCGGCGGTCGGGCGGGTCGCGCCGCCGGCCGAGGAGCCCGGGGCGCCCGCAGGGCCGGAGCGCGCGGCGCCCGAGCCGCCGGCCGCGCCGGAGCACGCTGCGCCGCAGCCGCCGGCCGCGCCGGAGCACGCTGCGGCGCCGGCGAAGGCCGCGGGGCCGGCGGAGACCGCGCCGCGGAAGAAGCCTGCCGCTGCGAAGAAGGCGACCGCTACGAAGAAGCCCGCGTCGAAGAAGCCCGCCGCGAGGAAACCCACCGCGAGGAAACCCGCACCGAGGAAGCCGGCCAGGCGAGCCTGACGGCGCGGTTCGGCGTCCAAATCTCGGCCGGGATCCGCTAGGCTGCCCGGCGCCATGCAGAACCTCCTCGAAGCCCTCGTCTCGCGCAGCCTCGTCCACGACCAGACCCCGGGCCTCCAGGCCCGCCTCGCCCAGGGCCCCATCACCGGCTACGTCGGGTTCGACCCGACCGCCGACTCGCTGCACGTGGGCCACCTGCTCGCGGTCATGTCGCTCGCCTGGCTGCAGCGCTGCGGCGGCACGCCCATCATCGTGGTGGGCGGCGGCACGGGCATGGTCGGGGATCCGAGCGGCAAGCGCTCGGAGCGCCCGGTGCTCTCGGTGGAGGAGATCGACCGGAACGTCGCCGCCATCCGCGCGCAGCTCGAGCGGTTCGTGTCGTTCGAGGGCCAGAACGCGGCGCGGGTGCGCAACAACGCCGACTGGCTCCGCGCGATCGGCCTGATGGAGTTCCTCCGCGACGTCGGCAAGCACTTCACCGTCAACTACATGCTGGCGAAGGACTCGGTGAAGGGCCGCATGGAGAGCGGCATCTCCTTCACCGAGTTCTCGTACCAGCTCATCCAGGCCTACGACTTCTGGCACCTGTTCCGCTCCGAGAAGTGCGAGCTGCAGATGGGCGGCAGCGACCAGTGGGGCAACATCACCGCCGGCGCCGAGCTGGTCTCGCGCAAGGACGGCGCGAGCGTCCACGGGCTCACCTTCCCGCTGCTCACCACCGCCTCGGGCACCAAGTTCGGCAAGACCGAGGGCGGCGCGGTGTGGCTCGACCCGGCGCGGACCTCGCCCTACAAGTTCTTCCAGTTCTGGCTCAACACCGACGACCGCGACGTGGAGCGGCTGCTGAAGTTCTTCACGTTCCTCTCGGTGGAGGAGATCGCCGCGCTGCTCGCCGAGCAGGCGCGCGACCCGGGGAAGCGCCCGGCGCAGCGCAGGCTCGCGGAGGACGTCACCGCCCGCGTGCACGGGCCGGACGTCACTCGCAGCGTCGTCGAGGCGAGCCGCATCCTGTTCGGCGGCACCGACCTGCGCGCGGCGAGCGCGGACGTGCTCGAGGTCCTCGCCGGCGAGATCCCGTCCGCGACGGTGACCGGCGACGAGCTCGCGGCGCTCACGGTCGCCGACCTCCTCGTCAAGGTCGGGCTGGCCGCGTCGAAGGGCGAGGTCCGCCGCGGCGTGGCGGGGCGCGGGTTCTCGCTGAACGGGGCGGTGCTCGAGTCCGGCGACGCGAAGGTCGCCGCGGGCGACCTGCTCGCCGGCGGCTACGCGCTCCTGCAGAAGGGCAAGCGGAACTACGCGCTCGTGAAGGTGCGGTAGGGGGCGCGCCGCGAGGCCGCGGTCACTCCTCGAGCTTCTCCTGCACGCGCGCGATCGACCGCGCCCGGCCGGTCGCGTCGTCGAGGTCCACGATCGCGCCCTGCAGGTAGACGTCGCGCCGCGCCGGCTCGAAGCCCACGTGGCGCTGGGTGAGGAAGCGCTCCAGCACCAGCTCCTTCTTCACGCCGATGACCGAGTCCCACGGCCCGCACATGCCGACGTCGGTGACGAAGGCGGTGCCGCCGGGGAGGACCCGCGCGTC encodes:
- a CDS encoding hydrolase, which translates into the protein MSRTVKLDRRTAAVLLVDVQERLAPAMPAEALARVMKYATALVEGAKALGVPVLATEQYPRGLGPTLPELARLLPSPALAKVHFSCGADPAFAAALEATGRRQVVITGMETHVCVFQTARDLVQMGYEVHVCADAVSSRTEEHRRVGLELCREAGAIVTTAETALFDLLHQAGTPEFKQVSALVK
- a CDS encoding SAM-dependent methyltransferase, with amino-acid sequence MAKPYDPKDFYYRKAKKQGLRARSAFKIEEILHRHRLLGRGDAVLDLGAAPGGFLQILADAVGEKGVAVGVDLEPIRNLGKRWVRTAVVDLLAPDALDKIRLLHEGRFRLVTSDMAPKTIGIKVTDEARSLELVRMALSVAEQVLVPGGAFVAKVFMGGDFPALKRELQGRFAAMHVIRPEAVRESSYEVYVLGTGFRGGAAVGRVAPPAEEPGAPAGPERAAPEPPAAPEHAAPQPPAAPEHAAAPAKAAGPAETAPRKKPAAAKKATATKKPASKKPAARKPTARKPAPRKPARRA
- a CDS encoding YfhL family 4Fe-4S dicluster ferredoxin codes for the protein MATFITEECINCGACEPECPNSAISQGDDIYVINPDLCTECVGFHGEEACAAVCPVDCCVPDPNRTETEEQNYGKLATIHPDKTFPSLAELTAELSRFRK
- a CDS encoding helix-turn-helix transcriptional regulator; translated protein: MLSSGRAYITARDLCLRWECSHATLYRWIQGGYVPRPLRFGPRAVRWATKDIEEFERRLANDSGSR
- a CDS encoding YfhL family 4Fe-4S dicluster ferredoxin, whose translation is MALKITEECINCGACEPECPNTAISQGDDIYVIDAAKCTECQGQHDSPACAGVCPVDCCVK
- the tyrS gene encoding tyrosine--tRNA ligase; its protein translation is MQNLLEALVSRSLVHDQTPGLQARLAQGPITGYVGFDPTADSLHVGHLLAVMSLAWLQRCGGTPIIVVGGGTGMVGDPSGKRSERPVLSVEEIDRNVAAIRAQLERFVSFEGQNAARVRNNADWLRAIGLMEFLRDVGKHFTVNYMLAKDSVKGRMESGISFTEFSYQLIQAYDFWHLFRSEKCELQMGGSDQWGNITAGAELVSRKDGASVHGLTFPLLTTASGTKFGKTEGGAVWLDPARTSPYKFFQFWLNTDDRDVERLLKFFTFLSVEEIAALLAEQARDPGKRPAQRRLAEDVTARVHGPDVTRSVVEASRILFGGTDLRAASADVLEVLAGEIPSATVTGDELAALTVADLLVKVGLAASKGEVRRGVAGRGFSLNGAVLESGDAKVAAGDLLAGGYALLQKGKRNYALVKVR